The Phaenicophaeus curvirostris isolate KB17595 chromosome 14, BPBGC_Pcur_1.0, whole genome shotgun sequence nucleotide sequence GCAGTGCAGGCGAGGCCCTGAGATAGCGAGGTGCAGGGAGCCAGCGGATGGAGCCCACTGGGCAGCACACCCGCCCAGGAGAAAACCTGTTACCGCTCTCGCGATAAGACCAAAAATATGACTGGTACGCTGTTCTTTAGCCCGAACGCACAGCTGCTGAGTGGAACGTGTGGTGTGCTGATTCATGCTGGTTATTGCTCACCAGGGAGAGGATGTGGCATGTCATCAGGTGGTGGCTGGCAGCTACAGACTAAAGCagttcttagtccagctgattgcagtcactgggttcccaTGGACTTCAACAGGGCCACAATCCCTCCGAATGCGGTATGGGTTACAGCAGCACACACACCCCTAAAGGATATACTCGGCACTGTTAcctgacattttcattttagtaaCTTCTACCATACAAGAAAATAGACCTAAAAATACCTGCTGCCGGAGCCCTAATAaccagtgtttatttttaactggagTAGTGAATTAATGATGCAGTTTGGGATAGAATGATAAAAATTCCCTCCTTCGATGGAGAGACTTCATCACTCTCTCGTTCCTCGGAAAGCTGCTTACAGCTGGAATTTGGGGTGTTACATTTTACAGTGCACAtggcatttggttcttcgctcGTTTTAGGTATTGCGTTTGCTTTTTACATCCAGATCGTAAAAATCAAGAGCACCGGTAGACCTGTAACATTTTGAGTTGTTACACAGAGACTTGGTTTTATGTGATCATATAAAGCACAGGGAGGTTAGGGATGTAACATGTGCAGCCATGGGAAAGggacaaaaatcacagaatcatgggatggtttgagttggaagggaccttaaagatcatccagctccaacccccaaATTGTGGGTGatgttcctcctcctttcccccatcCTCAGCAAGGAGCAGACGGGAGGAGTTTTGTCTTAGCTCCGAAACAGAACCGTGATAAAGGCTGGCAAAGCCCACAGCCCTGTTCCCAAAAGGGCAGCACAGTCCCATGAGGCCGTCGCTGTGTTCCCAGAGGAGCGGTGGATTCTTCCACACTAAACAGTTTAAAGGCTCAGCTCACAGGGTGCAGGGCCACCTCATTTAAGCTATATTTCACCTAAAAAGATTGGACCAGGtgatccctgaggtcccttccaagctggtattctgtgattctgtgatgcccTGAGGCACCCGGCGTCCCCCTGCCATCCCCACTCCCTTCTTCCATTCCTCCCTgcactccttccttccctccttccagccctcCTTTTGTCCCTCCcgccttctttcccttccttcttccctacttccttcccttcctccctccctccttccatcccttcactcatccctccctccctccttctatCCCTCCCTCCtacccttcttccctccctctcccctcaggtccctccctctcccctcaggtccctccctctcccctcaggtccctccctctcccctcaggtccctccctctcccctcaggtccctccctctcccctcaggTCCCTCCCCGCCTCCGAGGGCGGCTCTGGGCTCTGAGCGGGCGGTGCCGGTGCCGCCCCCCCGGGCGCTGCCGGCAGGTACGGGGggtgtggggatggggtgggggtggcCGTGTCGCTGCCGCCCGGGCCGCGGGGCTCCCCGGGGCCGCTGCGGGCGGGGTCGGGCCCGGCGGGGCCCTCAGCCTCGGCGGCCCCGGGGCTCCGCGGGCTCGGCGCGTTGGCCGGTGTCACGGAGCCGTTGGCAGCTCGGTCGGGCCCCGCGGCGCCATCGCGAGGCCTTCGGTGTCCGGGGCGCCGCGGGACCGGCTGCGGCAGCGGCTCGGAATTCTCTCAAATTtgaggctgggcattaggaaaaaaaatttcgcgggaagggtgattggtccctgtccgaggctgcccagggagggggttgagtccccttccctgaggggtttaagggccgggtggccgaggtgctgagggacacggttagagattgatggggatggttggactcgatgaggcagtgggtctcttccaacctggtgattctatgattcaagtaATTCttcaaacaggaggagctggccaggaaatggaaaacaattcCACCTTTGATTTATAAACTCGGAGGGCGTTGAGTCTAGGAAAAATGAAGGGCTGCAGGCGGCAGAGCCGGTCTGTGACAGGTGTTCGTGGGGCAGCAGCCTGGGGAGCGGGGTCTGCCCCCACAGGGCAGGTGCCACAGGCCCTCCAGCCGCGCTGCAAGGAGGGCATTCGCCTGCCTTTTCACCCCTGCGTTTTTAAAATCAGCTCCTGGGTTCCTATTGGTTTGTTACTATAACAAGGAAATTTGTTGcctcttttattaaataaattggTTGAACGCTTTGATAAACATACAAGCTTTGATAAATACACAAAAGAAGGAGGTAAGCAAAACTCTTAAGGTCACAGTTACTACAAAACAATATTAAAGTGCTCTTTTATGCATTTTAGTTGAATTCAGATTGTCTAGGAAATAGATGAGTTTCTTGCCATCTTCTAATATTACAAAGAAGAGCACTTAATTAAATGTATAGTTAGCAACAGGATTATATTGTTATAATAAATACTTGTAGCTGTAGTGAGTCCTCATGGTTGGAGAGAAGAGTGCCTAATGCGGAGATAACAAGTGGTGATCTATGTGGTTTAATTGTTGCACCAATAAAGGAGAATGAACCCTGCCTTAGGAAAGTAACTGAAAGTATGGACCAGCGTTGAGACAGTCCTCATTTGTAGGCAGGAGAATCCCAgttccctgcctgcctgccagctATTGCAGAAACATCTAATGGATTTCTGCTCCTTCATCCAGTCGGGTCTTGGTGtgctgtcatttgtgtctgtagtcTGCCTCAGTTGCCCGGTGCTTTGCGTTTGGGTTGGCTCTGGTGCCGATCTCATATTTATTACACCAAGTTGCAGAACAGACAGAGCTGTTGCTGTACAGATGAGTCAGAAGTCGTCCTgggcatttttcttcttaagaagTACTGAGCTAGTTCTGAGGGGGTCTACGTTTTAGTAAAACCCATGGCTGCAGGCTCAGAGATGAAATACAAACATGTGATGTTATGCTCTTTGGGTGGGTAGAGCAGGATCATTGCTCACTTTGCTCTCCAGTCCCTGTGGTGGGAGACAAAGAGCATCCTCTCCTTCAGCTGGGGAGAAGTAGAGAGTCCAGCAGCTCAGGCTGGTATTTGGGGGACTGTGGAGGGAAAGGGAATGCAGCCACTGAATTGCAGGAGAACAAAGAAGGGAAGTCCGTCAGACAGCAAAGCCTGGTTTCTCagcaatttcattttctaaactgctcttttttttcttgaactgcTGAATATTCTCAGTGCTGTCTGAAGTcacaggggctgtggggactCAACAATGGTGAAAGCCAGGCCCATCTGTAAAGATGTTGTTGATGTTTCTGTCCCTCCATCAGTGCAGATCCAGCATGGTACATTCCCAGTGTTTCCTAACATTTGGGTGGGTTCTGTAGGAAATAATTCAGGGTTAGAATCAAGTTGCACTTTTGCTTACTTGCAGTTACACAATCAGAATTTATAAATGGTTTAGGCTGCCTTCTGGTTCTGCCTCTGACACATAAAACTTAGAGCTTCTTTTAATCTGGAGTAGGATTCTTGTACTCTTGCAGCTCACTGGCATTTTCAAATATACTGTTCTGTCCGCCCAGTGATTCTGATTGTTAGGTTGGTGTTTACTGCAACTTCATGCTCCGTGCACACATTCAGAATTAAGCAGGTTCTGCTGTGCCAAGGACCTTCTTCAatccagccaaaaaaaaaaaaccaaataagaGTTTACTTCGAAATTGGAAATATCCTCTCGGGAAGTCTGCCAGGTGTGGTGGAGGGAGGCTCTGCTTCGTCTTCTCCCCGGAGCTGTGTGCGATGCTAAATACATGTGGCAGTTGCTCAAGGTAAAGGCAATGTGCTGTAGACTGGGACAGAAACTTTCCTAGATCTTTCGTTGCTGGTACTTCCCTTTGTTTGAACTTCTGAATTTGTCATAAAACCCGGACTTTCTgtggcttcattttctgtttcagtgttcACTGGCTGTTTGCaagtgggtttgtttttcccagaagtgaaagaaaaagcaaatttattcTTTCCTGTGTTGGCTGTGCCTCTGAACTCTGCTTCTGCCTAAAATTCATTTAGCAGTGAATGTTAGTTCCTGTTGCAGCAACCAAAAGATAACTCAAAACATGTTTTCCAGGTTCTTAACTCGCCAAGATGCCCGTCAACGTTGATGATGTGATGCAACTGTTCTGCCATCTCTCTCAGGAGAAGGGGATGAAAGCTGCTTTCAAACACTCCGGCCGAGGAGCGCTGCTGGCAGGCGCGACAGCTTTCCTGGGGGGGCTTGTGGGAGGCCCCCCCGGCATCGCTGTAGGTAAGTGTGTTTGCTGTGGGGACAATGAGTGTGGTTGGCTCCTGGGGGAAAGAAGCTGGTAAGGCTGTGTAGCAGGTGCGGGTTAGAGTAAAGAGGTGAGCTTTAACAAGGTGCTGTTGTATATGTTGGCTTTTTAGAAGGAAGGTGACCATGGGAAGGCATGTGCCAGTGTTTCCTTCTGGGGGGATAGGGCCTCGCTGACTTGGCCTCCCATGCTGCTGGCAGAAGGCCGTCCCAAGGGCCGAGGGGGAGGCAGCAGTGCCCTAGAACAAGCTGCTAACAACTGGTCTGCTTCTGGTGGGTAGAGCTCCCATCAGCTGAGGTACCCCTGTGTCTGAGGTGTGGGGCGGAGCAGGGAGCAAACTTGACAGGCTCGGAGCTCATCAGTGCAGGCTTAGCTCCAGCGCGGCAGTGGGGAGTGAAggggaggagagcaggaggCAATGGAGCCACTGTGGGGCTGGGTTGCTGGGACCCAGTGGCACAGGAGAAGCCAGGGGTGTGGAGTGAGGGTGAATAAGTATTCCTGGAAAGCCTTGGCTAGGGACAGGATCATCTTCCTAATGATCTTACTGAAAATGAtgcttatttctgtattttaaaagtaccTGCTATCTACTTCTCAGTGAACTTGGCTTTCTCGTCTGGAATTCATTATTCTccatctctttgcttttttaacttGCATGGAAAATTACAGGAAGGCCAAAGTCTAATGATAAAGATCTGTCTCTCCTCTGTATCTCTTGAATTAAGAGCTGTCTAGTTGGAAAGCTGCCTTGTCACTGAAATCATATGTGTCTTGCTCCTCGAATGCTCCTTATTCCTGCAAGCAGTTCTGGCAGTTTTGCTGGCGTGTTGGTGCCAGAGTGCGTTGCAGTGTGCCTGCCGGAGGGCTGCCAAGGTGGCAttaccaaaataaacaaatattatgtgagagcagaaaatgcaaaatgaagctGGGTATTTACTCCTATTATAAGTCCAGAACTTAATTAATAGGCAAGAATAATGTTTTGACAAGAATATGACTGAAGttatcacacagaatcactgggcTCTGGGAACACTCTCAGGAGGGtgggctgcaggagcagaaagcTTGGACGTTCTGAGAATCTCTGGTAAGAGATTGTGTTAATGACATGGATAAGACAATTGTTGGTTGGATGTGAACCCTGGTCGTGGTTTTGTTTAGTAGTAGAGCTTGTCCTGTGCTCTAAGGAGTGTTATTTTGTATATGACTTCTACCTTGAAGTCATTAGCTTTGATTGTGTAGAGTTCCTTGTGATTGTCGTGGATgtgaaaagctttaaaaatcctTCGTGGTGCTTTGAGCGTTTCTAACAAAGGTGGGAACATTGTGTATGAAGGCTGTGGCTAGTACTGAACATGAACTGGTGAAGAGTatcatctctctttctttctaggAGGAGCATTTGGTGGATTGCTCGGTGCCTGGATGACTACTGGACAGTTCAAGCCCGTCCCTCAGATTCTAGCAGAATTGCCTCCTGCGGAGCAGCAGAAACTCTACGACGAAGCCATTGTTATCCTCCGGCGCTTAGACTGGACGGACGTTGCTCACCTGACTGCTCTTGTGATGAGCAATGCTAGTCTGCAGCAGCAATTGACAGGAGTGCTGATAAATTACCTCTCCAAAGAGCTGAGAGCAGAGATACAGTACGGAGAGTGAACCTTCCAGAGCAGGCTTTTTACTGTGTAATGAATTTTACTCTGGCAATTGTGATTCTTCAACATAGCAATTATTAGTTAGCAGTATTAGTTAGCAGATCTAAGTATTacttgggggtttggggttgttttgtaAGGGTAGTGTTAGATGGATGCATTATCCTGACACTAATTTGCGAGGTGATTCTGAATTACTCTGCATTAGGACTCAGTTTGAAATCACCGAAGGCAACTGTGCTTCTCTTGTGCTAATGTATCACTAGTTAACGTTTTTTGTTTAGGAGATTTAATCCTGTTTGTGTAagtgctttaattttcttctgtgaatgaCACAGAGGTGCCAAAGTAGGTGGGGCACTTGGAAAAATTGTACCTACTGTCTGTTTCAGTCCTGCAAAAGGAAGGTGGCAGAAAGTACGTTATTCTACTGTGAACTCAAAAGATCTCAAtccttattttattctttgttgcatttttattgtaatTGTTGAgttatttattcctttctggAAGAAGTGAAGCCAATACTTAAACAACATTTAATGCAATGGGTAAACAAAATGTGTGCAGGTAGGAGTTTGTGGTGTCCTGGAAGGGAAGGCACAGCCAGGATACACTTgaaaaaactgtgaaaatgGGGAGCTGAAATCTCATTTTTGTAGATTCCCTTGGATTAGGGGTGTCATTTCAGCATTGGTTCTTGACTGAATCTGACCAGTTGGTcctctgttttcattaaaatcttccTAAGGAGCGTCATCGTGGCTTTGGTTTGCTCTGGAGGGAATTAGCTCTCTAGGAGCCCTGgctgagaggaggaggaggccgcctgctatggggcagctggcagcggggctggggagggatgacGTGCTGGCAACAGCTGTTGCCGTCAGCATCATGTGCTGGTGCCCAATATCCCAGCCGGTTTCTCACCTTTTCTTTCAAGGCACTTGCAAGGCAAGTTCATAAGTAGAAAATTGTGTGGGTGTGCCGCCTATTGTGTGTGAGACCAAGTGAAACTGCTcagataatttcatttttacccCTAAAATAAAGATTTGTCCCTGTGTGCATGGTGGGATTTCCAGAAGTTGAATTTTAAATGGTGAAGCTTTAATCTCAGAAGTTGCTGTTGTGTACATTTGATTCATTTACTTCTGCAGGTCCAGTTTGCCATTAAGGAATTCAGTGTAGTTCCCTACCTGGAGTACAGGGCAGCGATTCTTCTGCTCATCACGTGCAAACACTTTCTCAGTGCTGTGACAGATGGAAGTGGATGGTGGTAAGTGGGCCTTCCTTGCCCTGTCCTAGTTTCATAGTGCCAAGCCCAGAATCGGTGCATGTTCAGTTTCCTTGACAGATCACGCACCCTGCAGTTGCCTCCACAAGCCTTTACATGCTCTGTGTAGCCATTTTTAAATACTACCTTTACGAAGGCAGTTGCTCTTACTTGCAGTTTTTTGGTTATTTCACAAATAAAATTCCCTCTTTCCAAAATAACACCCTGCTAGCAGAAGCAGATGATGGGGTGATACAGTTGGATGGAGCTGCCATCATATAATCAACTGTTTGAACCCAGACACAAAAGAACTTGACGTCTGATGCTAAAGCAGGCCATGGGAGAGGCATTGGTTTCAGTGAATTTATAATAGTATCCAGTGTTTAAACAGATCATTAGCAGATTTCAGAGTGGTCTCAGACATCTATCACAACTCCCATTTTATAGGTGTTCATAAATCGGAGCTCAAACATAGGTAACGAATCAATTTTTATCACTCGTATCTGTGTTGTAGCCATGAATAGAGCTTAAACAATGTGAGTCCTAGTCCTGGACACTTAGAAATTATGAACTGGTTTTAATTATGATCTTTCAGCCTTCCCTGTCGTACGAAGGGGGCTTGTGTCATATGGGCACCAACAGGTTGGTCCACATAGTTCCGAGTCGTGCACAGGCCAGTCTGCAGCTGCCCTTGTGCTCCTGAGAAGCTCCAGGCTCTGTGCCACGGAGTACCACGCTCTTGGTCACTACAGTAAATTTAACTTCCAGAGGTGTTCAGAGACTGGAGAAGAAGCAGGAAGAAGTGAATGGACTTCTGTTGGATCTCTGTCATTATTGAACAGGTTTGGTGTTCGTACAACTTGGACCGTGGCAGGTACCTATTCTCAGAGTGGTAGTGGTAGGTGAGCAGTTTGGGCTG carries:
- the C14H19orf12 gene encoding protein C19orf12 homolog → MPVNVDDVMQLFCHLSQEKGMKAAFKHSGRGALLAGATAFLGGLVGGPPGIAVGGAFGGLLGAWMTTGQFKPVPQILAELPPAEQQKLYDEAIVILRRLDWTDVAHLTALVMSNASLQQQLTGVLINYLSKELRAEIQYGE